In a genomic window of Scyliorhinus torazame isolate Kashiwa2021f chromosome 5, sScyTor2.1, whole genome shotgun sequence:
- the LOC140422790 gene encoding LOW QUALITY PROTEIN: arpin-like (The sequence of the model RefSeq protein was modified relative to this genomic sequence to represent the inferred CDS: inserted 1 base in 1 codon) codes for MLEGTLRSVSHHHIKPTGSSPERYFILYIQPTKIHKRKFDSVGVEIEPNFSETKKVNTGYLMSSFKVEAKGXTDKISVDELKSLINKPELLRISEKHTPDQSLAFWIPEREMENIELEIGDGLRLKTRGDSPFIFSLAKMDAGIVTKCNFAGGEKTGASRTDNIFTAKSKKEQDGKASTPGEGADDDEWED; via the exons ATGCTGGAGGGAACGCTGCGCTCGGTGAGCCACCATCACATCAAACCCACTGGGAGCAGCCCGGAACGTTACTTTATTCTTTACATTCAGCCAACAAAAATTCACAAAAGGAAATTTGATTCAGTTGGGGTGGAGATAGAACCGAATTTTAGTGAAACCAAAAAGGTCAACACTGGCTACTTGATGTCTTCCTTCAAAGTGGAAGCAAAGG CAACAGATAAGATTTCAGTGGATGAGCTGAAGAGTTTGATTAATAAACCCGAGCTGTTGAGAATCTCTGAGAAGCACACACCTGATCAGAGCTTGGCATTCTGGATCCcggagagagagatggaaaatATTGAGTTGGAGATTGGAGATGGACTACGTCTGAAAACGAGAGGGGACAGTCCTTTTATTTTTTCACTTGCCAAAATGGATGCAGGAATTGTGACGAAATGCAACTTTGCAGGAGGTGAGAAGACGGGAGCTTCTCGGACTGACAACATATTTACTGCAAAGtctaaaaaggagcaagatggcaaaGCTAGCACCCCAGGAGAAGGAGCTGATGATGATGAATGGGAGGATTGA